In bacterium, a single window of DNA contains:
- a CDS encoding fumarate hydratase: protein MPDFHFQEMFESGDDPTEYRLLGSEGVSTVEIDGREILKIEPEVLTNLAAAAIKDVSHLLRPGHLAQLAKILEDPEASDNDRFVALELLKNANIAAGMVYPGCQDTGTAIVMGKKGQDVYVPGHDEEALSRGIFQTYTETNLRYSQVAPLSMYEEKNTGTNLPAQIDLYATEGDEYKFLFVTKGGGSANKSLLFQETKALLNPDSIKKFMVEKLKSLGTAACPPYHLAVVIGGTSAEMTLKTVKLASCKELDHLPTSGNVHGRAFRDVELEEEILQLTREVGIGAQFGGKYFCHDVRVIRLPRHGASCPVGIGVSCSADRQIKAKINKKGVFLEQLETDPARFMPDLVAHELTREPVAIDLNRPMEEVLADLSQHPVTTQLSLTGTIIVARDIAHAKLKERLDAGEEMPQYMKDHAVYYAGPAKTPEGEISGSFGPTTAGRMDSYVDLFQQHGGSMIMLAKGNRSQQVTDACEKHGGFYLGSVGGPAAILAKNCIKKVEIQEYEELGMEAIWRIEVEDFPAFIIVDDKGNDFFAKI, encoded by the coding sequence ATGCCGGATTTTCACTTCCAGGAGATGTTCGAGAGCGGTGACGACCCGACGGAGTACCGACTCCTCGGGTCGGAGGGCGTCTCGACGGTCGAAATCGACGGGCGCGAGATCCTCAAGATCGAGCCCGAGGTCCTGACGAACCTCGCGGCGGCCGCGATCAAGGACGTGTCGCACCTGCTGCGCCCGGGCCACCTCGCCCAGCTCGCGAAGATCCTGGAAGACCCCGAAGCGAGCGACAACGATCGCTTCGTCGCCCTCGAGCTGCTCAAGAACGCGAACATCGCCGCGGGCATGGTCTACCCGGGCTGCCAGGACACCGGCACGGCGATCGTCATGGGCAAGAAGGGGCAGGACGTCTACGTACCCGGCCACGACGAAGAGGCTCTCAGCCGCGGGATCTTCCAGACCTATACCGAGACGAACCTCCGTTACTCGCAGGTGGCGCCCCTGTCGATGTACGAGGAGAAGAACACCGGCACGAACCTGCCCGCGCAGATCGACCTCTACGCGACGGAGGGCGACGAGTACAAGTTCCTGTTCGTCACCAAGGGGGGTGGCTCGGCCAACAAGTCGCTCCTCTTTCAAGAGACGAAGGCGCTCCTCAACCCCGACTCGATCAAGAAGTTCATGGTCGAGAAGCTCAAGTCGCTCGGGACGGCGGCCTGCCCGCCCTACCACCTGGCGGTCGTGATCGGCGGAACCAGCGCGGAGATGACGCTCAAGACCGTCAAGCTCGCGAGCTGCAAGGAGCTCGACCATCTCCCGACCTCGGGAAACGTTCATGGCCGCGCATTCCGCGACGTCGAGCTCGAAGAGGAGATCCTCCAGCTGACCCGCGAGGTCGGGATCGGCGCTCAGTTCGGTGGCAAGTACTTCTGCCACGACGTCCGCGTGATCCGCCTGCCGCGCCACGGCGCGTCCTGCCCGGTCGGGATCGGCGTCTCGTGCTCCGCGGATCGCCAGATCAAGGCCAAGATCAACAAGAAGGGCGTCTTCCTCGAGCAGCTCGAGACCGATCCGGCGCGCTTCATGCCCGACCTGGTCGCCCACGAGCTGACCCGCGAGCCGGTCGCGATCGATCTGAATCGCCCGATGGAAGAGGTCCTCGCCGATCTCTCCCAGCACCCGGTCACGACCCAGCTCTCGCTCACGGGCACGATCATCGTCGCCCGCGACATCGCCCACGCCAAGCTCAAGGAGCGCCTCGACGCCGGCGAGGAGATGCCCCAGTACATGAAGGACCACGCCGTCTACTACGCGGGCCCCGCGAAGACGCCGGAAGGCGAGATCTCCGGCTCCTTCGGCCCGACGACGGCGGGCCGCATGGACTCGTACGTCGACCTCTTCCAGCAGCACGGCGGGTCGATGATCATGCTCGCGAAGGGCAACCGGTCGCAGCAGGTCACCGACGCGTGCGAGAAGCACGGTGGGTTCTATCTCGGGTCGGTCGGCGGCCCCGCCGCGATCCTGGCGAAGAACTGCATCAAGAAGGTCGAGATCCAGGAGTACGAAGAGCTCGGGATGGAAGCCATCTGGCGCATCGAGGTCGAGGACTTCCCGGCGTTCATCATCGTGGACGACAAGGGCAACGACTTTTTTGCGAAGATCTGA
- a CDS encoding MFS transporter translates to MAVDPDRSPTRQVIAMPAVRRFLGAQFFSAFARSLLQATIAWHLWKLTESYFMLGVIGFVEFVPVIPVSLFAGAFADAHDRKRIVLSTRSLTLCGALVLALATRAASPEVETGVVLATAFALAFSSSFENPASTSILPNLVPIRIFASATVVSANVRNVARMSGPVAMGALTAGFGIASAYQVTVGCLAASLVLLSGVTVPRPAAEARPRVSWVAVREGLVFVREQKAILGSMTLDMFAVIFAGATAMLPVYADEILGVGEFGYGLLSASMQLGTLVMAAIMLWLPPFERPGRALLWAVLGFGLSTIVFGLSRSFPLSVAAFVLAGMADQVSMVTRSVILQLSTPDALRGRVNSVGMIFIGASNELGAAESGFLAAVTNATVSVVAGGFACLGALGLVNARMPQLRDFEVGAVRVGGDPTATHAIVATASGNRRGGRK, encoded by the coding sequence GTGGCGGTTGATCCGGATCGATCGCCCACCCGCCAGGTCATCGCGATGCCGGCGGTGCGCCGGTTCCTGGGCGCCCAGTTCTTCTCGGCGTTCGCGCGGTCGCTCCTCCAGGCGACGATCGCGTGGCATCTCTGGAAGCTGACCGAGTCGTACTTCATGCTCGGCGTGATCGGGTTCGTCGAGTTCGTGCCGGTGATCCCGGTCTCGCTCTTCGCCGGCGCTTTCGCGGACGCCCACGATCGCAAGCGGATCGTGCTCTCGACGCGGTCGCTCACGCTCTGCGGCGCACTCGTCCTCGCGCTGGCGACCCGCGCGGCCTCGCCCGAGGTCGAGACCGGCGTCGTCCTCGCGACGGCCTTCGCGCTCGCCTTCTCGTCCTCCTTCGAGAACCCCGCGAGCACGTCGATCCTGCCGAACCTCGTGCCGATCCGGATCTTCGCTTCGGCGACCGTCGTCTCCGCGAACGTCCGGAACGTCGCGCGCATGAGCGGACCGGTCGCGATGGGCGCGCTCACGGCGGGCTTCGGGATCGCCTCCGCCTATCAGGTGACCGTCGGATGCCTCGCCGCGTCGCTGGTCCTGCTGTCGGGGGTCACGGTGCCGCGCCCGGCCGCCGAGGCGCGCCCGCGGGTCTCCTGGGTCGCCGTCCGCGAGGGGCTCGTCTTCGTTCGCGAGCAGAAGGCGATCCTCGGATCGATGACCCTCGACATGTTCGCGGTCATCTTCGCCGGGGCGACGGCGATGCTCCCGGTCTACGCGGACGAGATCCTCGGGGTCGGCGAGTTCGGGTACGGGCTGCTCTCGGCGTCGATGCAGCTCGGGACGCTGGTGATGGCGGCGATCATGTTGTGGCTGCCTCCCTTCGAGCGGCCCGGGCGGGCACTGCTCTGGGCCGTGCTCGGCTTCGGGCTCTCGACGATCGTGTTCGGCCTCTCGCGCTCCTTCCCACTCTCGGTCGCGGCCTTCGTCCTGGCAGGCATGGCCGATCAGGTCAGCATGGTGACGCGCTCGGTGATCCTCCAGCTCTCCACGCCGGACGCGCTCCGCGGACGCGTCAACTCCGTCGGCATGATCTTCATCGGCGCGAGCAACGAGCTCGGTGCGGCGGAGTCCGGGTTCCTGGCGGCCGTCACGAACGCGACGGTGTCGGTCGTCGCGGGCGGGTTCGCCTGCCTCGGGGCGCTGGGACTCGTGAACGCGCGGATGCCGCAGCTGCGCGACTTCGAGGTCGGCGCGGTGCGCGTCGGCGGAGATCCGACCGCAACGCACGCTATCGTGGCAACCGCGTCCGGGAACAGGCGTGGGGGACGGAAATGA